The Bacteroides fragilis NCTC 9343 genome includes the window AAGCTAAAAGATTGGTAGAGTGCGGACACGATGTAGTGATCTTCCTCGACTCTATCACCCGTCTGGCGCGCGCATACAATACTGTATCTCCGGCATCAGGAAAGGTACTCTCGGGTGGTGTGGATGCCAATGCACTACACAAACCGAAACGTTTCTTCGGAGCAGCCCGTAACATAGAGAACGGAGGTTCGCTCACCATTATCGCTACTGCCCTGATCGACACCGGTTCGAAGATGGACGAAGTAATCTTTGAAGAGTTCAAGGGTACAGGTAACATGGAGTTGCAGCTCGACCGCAACCTAAGTAACAAACGTATCTTCCCTGCTGTCAACATTGTGGCATCGAGCACCCGCCGCGACGACTTGCTGCTCGACAAACAGACACTGGACCGCATGTGGATTCTACGCAAGTATCTGTCGGATATGAATCCTATCGAAGCAATGGATTTCGTAAAAGACAGATTGGAAAAAACCAAAGACAACGACGAGTTCCTGATGAGCATGAACAGCTAAAGAGTTCCTTTTGTGAACAAAATATAGTAAAAAGAGTGAGATTCTGTTTGAATCTCACTCTTTTTATTTAGCTTTGCACTACATGCATCATAAACAAGCATAAAACAAACATCGGGAAAACAACATTTACTGTGGGAAAGTCTTTCAATATAGCGCTTATAGTAATAGCAGTAACCTTATACTCTGTCACTACATATGCTGCCGATAACAAAGCAACAAGGCACGTGTCAGCGCTGCTGGACCTGATCGACAACAGCCTCAACTATAGTAAAGAAGCTCCCAACGACAGTATTATCCAATGGGGCAACGAATTGGCTCCTCTCCTGAAAAAGCAGAAAGAATATAAAACTCTATTTCAGTTGAAACAACTGATTGTGACAGCTTATGCCTCACGAGGAGACATGAATATGGCCATCGACCATGCCCGCCGGATGTATAAGGAAGCCAAAGAATTGAATTCCCCCATCGGTATAGCTCTTTCCAGCCGTGCCATTGGGGATGCCTACTTGAATGCCAATATGCAGGAACCCGCCATCGAATCTTATAAAGAAGCTCTGGAGTTGCTTGACAAAATACCGGGTAGCGAAATCCTCGAACAAGAGATTCTTCCGAAATTCATCCTGACCCTGATTCAGACCTCGCACATGGACGAGGTACGCATCTATCTGCAAAAGTTTGAAAACCTGTATGCCGATAACCCTAATCCTACATTCCACTTTTTCATATGTGCGTGCAATGCCTACTATAACATCGAGTCCGGTGATCCCGAAAAGGGAAAAGCCGAACTGGACAAAGCCAGGAAAATCCACGAACAACTGAATTATCTCTACCTGCGTAGTATCTACAACTATATATTGGCCCAGTACTATCAAGCTGTCGGGAAGTATGAACTGGCCCTGCAACAATACGAATGCCTGACAAAGGTCCCTAAAGCACCTGCCCCCAACAAACACATCGGTTTGCAGCTTGAGTGTGCCCAACTGCTGACTCAAATGGGACGAACGGAAGAAGCCTATCGTATCTATCAAAAGGCCAACCGGCAAAAAGACTCTTTGAACGCTCTGAGCTATGCCCGGCAAATCAATGACCTACGGGGAATGTA containing:
- a CDS encoding ATP-binding protein, with amino-acid sequence MGKSFNIALIVIAVTLYSVTTYAADNKATRHVSALLDLIDNSLNYSKEAPNDSIIQWGNELAPLLKKQKEYKTLFQLKQLIVTAYASRGDMNMAIDHARRMYKEAKELNSPIGIALSSRAIGDAYLNANMQEPAIESYKEALELLDKIPGSEILEQEILPKFILTLIQTSHMDEVRIYLQKFENLYADNPNPTFHFFICACNAYYNIESGDPEKGKAELDKARKIHEQLNYLYLRSIYNYILAQYYQAVGKYELALQQYECLTKVPKAPAPNKHIGLQLECAQLLTQMGRTEEAYRIYQKANRQKDSLNALSYARQINDLRGMYQIDRMEIRNQIQRNQIILWIIIASIFILMLVLLLIVRIRQESNRLLRSKEELEIARKYAENSIRTKSLFLSNMSHEIRTPLNALSGFSSILTDESIDNDTRYQCNDIIQQNSELLLKLINDVIDLSNLDPGKLTFNFKECDAVNICRNVINTVEKVKQTQAGVSFVTSLDRLTLRTDEARLQQVLINLLINATKFTTEGSITLTLEKESETMALFTVTDTGCGILREKQDQIFNRFEKLNEGAQGTGLGLSICQLIIEQIGGRIWIDPDYTEGARFRFTHPVRPAKEKEAER